One genomic region from Euzebya tangerina encodes:
- a CDS encoding TetR/AcrR family transcriptional regulator, with product MSTSDRYGAPDTRTRILTAAWDALLDQGPHVTLADVAARASVSRQALYLHFGDRAGLLVAVVNHMDESLDLAESLARVQGAPDGAALIEAAVRLNTTFWAQVHPVAQVLEAGRHDDEALGSAWRDRMRFRQAAFREMVGALADRGELSEEWTVDDAAATLYAVAHYDTWRELIIELGWTDDRYVESMARLLRRSLLSG from the coding sequence ATGTCAACCAGTGATCGCTACGGCGCTCCGGATACCCGAACGCGAATCCTCACAGCCGCGTGGGACGCACTCCTCGACCAGGGACCCCACGTCACGTTGGCCGACGTTGCCGCGCGAGCCTCGGTGTCCCGGCAAGCGCTCTACCTCCACTTCGGCGATCGAGCCGGCCTGCTCGTCGCGGTCGTCAACCACATGGATGAGTCCCTCGACCTGGCGGAGTCACTCGCCCGCGTCCAAGGTGCGCCCGACGGGGCTGCCCTCATCGAGGCTGCAGTCCGTCTCAACACCACCTTCTGGGCCCAGGTCCATCCGGTGGCCCAGGTCCTGGAAGCGGGCCGGCACGACGACGAGGCGCTGGGCAGCGCCTGGCGCGACCGGATGCGGTTCCGGCAGGCCGCCTTCCGCGAGATGGTCGGGGCGCTGGCTGATCGTGGGGAACTGTCCGAGGAATGGACCGTCGACGATGCGGCCGCGACCCTGTATGCCGTCGCGCACTACGACACCTGGCGTGAGCTCATCATCGAGCTGGGCTGGACGGACGATCGCTACGTCGAGTCGATGGCCCGCCTGCTTCGGCGTTCGCTGCTCAGCGGGTGA
- a CDS encoding 1-aminocyclopropane-1-carboxylate deaminase: protein MTLADHPRHPLLFGPSPVHPLPRLSEALGGEVEIWAKREDCNSGIAFGGNKVRKLEYLVADALAQGCDTLVSIGGIQSNHTRQVTGVARHLGLGCVTVQEGWVDWPDMNYDTVGNIQLTRIMGGDIRIDPAGFDIGIRDSWKAALTSVEEAGGTPYAIPAGASDHPLGGLGFANWAVELAEQEAQHEVFFDHIIVCTVTGSSHAGMIAGFALEDVDSLPRPRRVIGVDASATLDKTVDQVTRIATQTAERIGVARPLRDDEITVVVGYEGPAYGVPDAQTIEAIHLAARTEGMLTDPVYEGKSLAGLIGMIRSGEIAPGSRVMYCHLGGQAALPAYAGAPGLGRLGGDVEA, encoded by the coding sequence ATGACCCTCGCCGATCACCCACGTCACCCACTGCTCTTCGGGCCCTCACCGGTCCACCCCCTCCCGCGACTGTCCGAGGCGCTCGGCGGTGAGGTCGAGATCTGGGCCAAGCGGGAGGACTGCAACTCGGGCATCGCCTTCGGCGGCAACAAGGTCCGCAAGCTCGAGTACCTGGTGGCCGACGCCCTCGCCCAGGGGTGCGACACGCTCGTGTCGATCGGGGGGATCCAGTCCAACCACACCCGCCAGGTGACCGGCGTGGCCCGGCATCTCGGCCTGGGCTGTGTGACCGTGCAGGAGGGCTGGGTCGACTGGCCCGACATGAACTACGACACGGTCGGCAACATCCAGCTGACGCGGATCATGGGCGGCGACATCCGGATCGATCCGGCCGGCTTCGACATCGGCATTCGGGACAGCTGGAAGGCGGCGCTGACGTCGGTGGAGGAGGCAGGTGGGACGCCCTACGCCATTCCGGCCGGAGCGTCCGATCATCCGCTCGGCGGGTTGGGGTTCGCCAACTGGGCCGTCGAGCTGGCCGAGCAGGAGGCACAGCACGAGGTGTTCTTCGACCACATCATCGTGTGCACGGTGACGGGCTCGAGCCACGCCGGCATGATCGCGGGGTTCGCGCTGGAGGACGTCGACTCACTGCCACGCCCGCGGCGCGTGATCGGCGTGGACGCCTCCGCCACGTTGGACAAGACGGTCGACCAGGTCACCCGGATCGCCACCCAGACCGCCGAACGCATCGGTGTCGCCCGACCGCTGCGCGATGACGAGATCACCGTCGTGGTCGGCTACGAGGGTCCGGCCTACGGCGTGCCGGACGCCCAGACGATCGAGGCCATCCATCTGGCCGCGCGGACGGAGGGCATGCTGACCGACCCCGTCTACGAGGGGAAGTCGCTTGCCGGCCTGATCGGCATGATCAGGTCGGGGGAGATCGCACCGGGCAGCCGGGTCATGTACTGCCATCTCGGGGGTCAGGCCGCCCTCCCGGCCTACGCCGGCGCGCCCGGGCTGGGGCGGCTCGGTGGGGATGTGGAGGCGTGA
- a CDS encoding IclR family transcriptional regulator, producing the protein MHHVTCWGQMMAGVAAVEKAGMVLSLFSAAVPQMSVRQIAERSGLPRSTAHGICTSLCAVDLLELVEGGGYRLGPALVGLGGQVIDRTGMVAAAEGILDTLPHRPGLEAHLGQLVGGWIVYLDRAARPPLPAMRNRVGLRAPAHVSGCGKAALSLLAPEEAVARVADVVAQEGLRPVDAAGLRADLTKAKERGFVINTGFQRGRRSVAAPISAAGRVVGGISLAGPNENFSDGDATRAADRVRTAAQAVSEVLTKQPITR; encoded by the coding sequence ATGCACCATGTCACGTGCTGGGGGCAGATGATGGCCGGCGTCGCAGCCGTCGAGAAGGCGGGGATGGTGCTCTCGCTCTTCTCGGCTGCCGTCCCACAGATGAGCGTTCGCCAGATCGCCGAGCGAAGTGGCCTGCCACGGTCAACCGCCCACGGGATCTGCACCAGCCTCTGTGCCGTCGACCTCCTGGAGCTGGTCGAAGGTGGCGGGTACCGCTTGGGGCCGGCCCTGGTCGGGCTCGGCGGTCAGGTCATCGACCGGACCGGCATGGTGGCAGCCGCCGAGGGAATCCTCGACACGCTCCCGCACCGACCGGGGTTGGAGGCGCACCTGGGCCAGCTGGTCGGCGGCTGGATCGTCTACCTCGACCGGGCCGCGCGACCGCCGCTCCCAGCCATGCGCAACCGGGTCGGCCTTCGTGCTCCGGCGCACGTCAGCGGGTGCGGCAAGGCCGCGCTCTCGCTGCTCGCCCCCGAGGAAGCCGTCGCCCGCGTCGCAGACGTGGTCGCGCAGGAGGGCCTCCGGCCGGTCGATGCGGCCGGCCTGCGAGCGGACCTGACGAAGGCGAAGGAGCGCGGCTTCGTCATCAACACCGGGTTCCAACGGGGCCGCCGGTCCGTTGCAGCCCCCATCTCGGCTGCCGGCCGTGTGGTCGGCGGGATCTCGCTTGCGGGCCCCAACGAGAACTTCTCCGACGGCGACGCGACACGAGCCGCTGACCGCGTCCGAACGGCCGCACAGGCCGTCTCGGAGGTCCTCACCAAGCAGCCGATCACCCGCTGA
- a CDS encoding aldo/keto reductase: MTEPTPTAPMPTAPLGTSGTTASRLALGAMTFGAETDQSGAFDQLDAFLAAGGTLIDTADVYADGESERIIGRWLADRRPADTIIATKGRFAPPPGSAGASRRSLVRSVDASLNRLGVDAIDLYFVHGWDQQTPVVETLDTLSGLVRAGKIHALGWSNVTGWQLSRIMTEARRGGHVRPAVLQPQYNLLDRGIETEVLPCCLEEELAVTPWSPLGGGWLTGKYRRDDRPTGATRLGEDPDRGVEAYDTRNTDRTWDIIETLEQVAERHGRPMAQVAIAWLLRRPGVASVLLGARTVEQLNGTLPSIEIDLSEQDMADLTAVSAPGLPPYPYEMIEDFCDVPFWRDLGTAS, from the coding sequence ATGACCGAACCAACGCCAACCGCACCCATGCCCACCGCCCCCCTCGGGACCAGCGGAACGACGGCCTCCCGACTGGCCCTGGGGGCCATGACCTTCGGCGCCGAGACCGACCAGTCCGGCGCGTTCGACCAACTGGACGCGTTCCTCGCCGCCGGGGGGACACTCATCGACACGGCCGATGTCTACGCCGACGGTGAGTCCGAACGGATCATCGGCCGCTGGCTGGCCGACCGACGGCCCGCGGACACCATCATCGCCACCAAGGGACGGTTCGCGCCGCCGCCCGGGTCGGCCGGGGCCTCGCGTCGGTCCCTGGTGCGATCCGTCGATGCCAGCCTGAACCGGCTCGGTGTGGACGCGATCGACCTCTACTTCGTCCACGGGTGGGATCAGCAGACCCCCGTCGTCGAGACCTTGGACACCCTCAGCGGGCTGGTTCGGGCGGGCAAGATCCACGCACTGGGCTGGTCCAACGTGACGGGCTGGCAGCTCTCGCGGATCATGACCGAGGCGCGCCGGGGCGGTCACGTCAGGCCCGCGGTGCTGCAGCCGCAGTACAACCTCCTCGACCGCGGCATCGAGACCGAGGTACTCCCCTGTTGCCTGGAGGAGGAGCTCGCGGTCACCCCGTGGTCACCGCTGGGCGGGGGCTGGCTGACCGGGAAGTACCGCCGCGACGACCGCCCCACCGGTGCCACCCGGCTGGGTGAGGACCCCGACCGCGGCGTCGAGGCCTACGACACCCGCAACACCGACCGGACCTGGGACATCATCGAGACGCTCGAGCAGGTCGCCGAGCGACACGGACGGCCGATGGCGCAGGTTGCGATCGCCTGGCTGCTCCGACGACCGGGAGTTGCGTCGGTCCTCCTCGGTGCACGAACGGTCGAGCAGCTGAACGGAACCCTCCCAAGCATCGAGATCGACCTCAGCGAGCAGGACATGGCCGACCTGACAGCCGTGTCCGCACCCGGACTTCCGCCCTATCCGTACGAGATGATCGAGGACTTCTGCGATGTGCCGTTCTGGCGGGACCTCGGCACCGCCAGCTGA
- a CDS encoding MerR family transcriptional regulator encodes MGQLLADTPATYTISEAGARTGVSADTLRYYEKAGIMPPVRRDAGGRRQYSSDDLGWITFVRRLRATGMSMQRIEEYTAMVRAGEGTIADRRRHLEEHRETVIAAIEELTEAVAVLDRKIEHYVAAEEGRDISCSVEPLKHVGELA; translated from the coding sequence ATGGGACAACTCCTCGCCGACACCCCTGCGACCTACACGATCTCCGAGGCTGGCGCCCGAACCGGGGTGTCCGCCGACACCCTGCGCTACTACGAGAAGGCCGGCATCATGCCGCCGGTCCGACGGGACGCCGGCGGGCGGCGGCAGTACAGCAGCGACGACCTGGGCTGGATCACCTTCGTCCGCCGTCTCCGGGCCACCGGGATGTCGATGCAGCGGATCGAGGAGTACACCGCCATGGTGCGCGCCGGGGAGGGGACGATCGCCGACCGGCGCCGACACCTCGAGGAGCACCGGGAGACCGTGATCGCAGCGATCGAGGAGCTGACGGAGGCCGTGGCGGTGCTGGACCGCAAGATCGAGCACTACGTGGCAGCGGAGGAGGGCCGAGACATCTCGTGCAGCGTCGAGCCGCTCAAGCACGTGGGCGAGTTGGCCTAG
- a CDS encoding alpha/beta fold hydrolase — MQDEDFSIAQAAVLERYGIDADERWVPVPSIDGQAHVLVAGAGPPIVLLNGIGVPAAMLAPLMAHLDGSTLYAVDLPGYGLTDTTTNFAADLRTNAVAFLLDVLDALRLDRPAILANSLGSLWTSWLVQRHPERVAAIAHVGCPAIVLDTSAPLPMRLLSVPLLGRLLMRVQPPSARQVAQLSTMVGEHPLPPEIADVILATERLEHFEDTFLATLNRLIRLRGGRPDRALRAEQLAAIHTPTLLVFARDDPMGGPAVGRRMADAMPNAELHIVDGGHAPWIHHADQIAPRVADFLGQAGGPGGGTFRAETGRGFAGRPPE; from the coding sequence ATGCAGGACGAGGACTTCTCGATCGCACAGGCGGCGGTGCTCGAACGGTACGGGATCGATGCCGACGAGCGGTGGGTACCGGTCCCGAGCATCGATGGGCAGGCCCACGTACTCGTTGCCGGCGCGGGACCACCCATCGTGCTCCTCAACGGCATCGGCGTCCCCGCCGCCATGCTGGCGCCGCTGATGGCGCACCTCGACGGCTCCACCCTGTACGCCGTGGATCTTCCGGGATACGGGTTGACCGACACGACGACCAACTTCGCCGCTGATCTGCGAACCAATGCGGTCGCGTTCCTGCTGGACGTCCTCGACGCCCTGCGCCTCGACCGCCCCGCCATCCTCGCCAACTCACTGGGGTCGCTGTGGACGAGTTGGCTGGTCCAACGACATCCTGAGCGCGTCGCCGCCATCGCGCACGTCGGCTGTCCCGCCATCGTGTTGGACACCTCGGCACCCCTACCGATGCGGCTGCTGTCCGTTCCACTGCTGGGTCGGCTGCTGATGCGCGTGCAGCCGCCCTCAGCCCGTCAGGTCGCGCAGCTCTCGACGATGGTCGGCGAGCATCCTCTCCCGCCCGAGATCGCGGACGTGATCCTCGCCACCGAGCGGCTGGAGCACTTCGAAGACACCTTCCTCGCGACACTCAACCGACTCATCCGACTGCGTGGGGGCCGGCCTGACCGAGCGCTGCGTGCCGAACAACTCGCCGCCATCCACACGCCCACGTTGCTCGTCTTCGCCAGGGATGACCCGATGGGGGGACCGGCCGTCGGTCGCCGTATGGCGGACGCCATGCCGAACGCCGAGCTCCACATCGTGGACGGTGGCCACGCACCCTGGATCCACCATGCCGACCAGATCGCCCCCCGCGTCGCTGACTTCTTGGGCCAGGCCGGCGGGCCAGGCGGAGGGACGTTCAGAGCTGAGACCGGTCGGGGGTTCGCCGGCCGACCGCCCGAGTAG
- a CDS encoding DUF1330 domain-containing protein, whose protein sequence is MPALQPTADQFRSFRDDPHDGPIAQVNLLKYRVRAAYAPGDPEYGADESGAAAYQRYVDAFTIAAAEVGGICLLHSNVERFFIGAGDWDAVLVMHFPSRAAFMGSLGHGDYVAMTRHREAGLLCQELIVTRPVTADL, encoded by the coding sequence ATGCCCGCACTCCAACCCACCGCGGACCAGTTCCGCAGCTTCCGCGACGACCCGCACGACGGCCCGATCGCGCAGGTGAACCTGCTCAAGTATCGAGTGCGCGCCGCCTACGCACCCGGCGACCCGGAGTACGGCGCCGACGAGTCCGGTGCGGCCGCCTACCAGCGCTACGTCGATGCCTTCACGATCGCGGCGGCAGAGGTGGGCGGGATCTGTCTGCTCCACAGCAACGTCGAGCGCTTCTTCATCGGCGCGGGCGACTGGGACGCGGTCCTGGTGATGCACTTCCCCAGCCGCGCCGCGTTCATGGGGTCCCTGGGCCACGGGGACTACGTCGCGATGACCCGCCACCGCGAAGCCGGCCTGCTCTGCCAGGAGTTGATCGTCACACGACCCGTGACCGCCGACCTCTGA
- a CDS encoding transketolase-like TK C-terminal-containing protein, translating to MSHLESATRPDIDLDVLAEVEQRVLWLATRIVDHANRRGDAGVKVGGHQASSASITSIMTALWFGHIGGRDRVAVKPHASPVYHAIKYLTGELDRSYLTTLRQRGGLQAYPSRTKDPDVADFSTGSVGLGAVAPLFSALTRRYLDSHVGAADPARFIALVGDAELDEGNVWEAVADPATAGLGAFTMIIDLNRQSLDRVIPDIAATRIKQFFANAGWHVAEAKYGRRLAKAFTEPGGDALEAHIDEMPNEAYQELFGLAPASARAAFLAGADPAVLRLADEYDDEALKALVTDLGGHDLGLLLDTYRACDAEQERPSVVFAYTIKGHGLPMAGDPLNHAALLDQAQVEAFRDELGLTAESEWDRFDPDSAAGRLCAQVGGAINNPPPTPRPQLPVPASARRLTTSGSVSTQDAFGRVLSSLADVDGVGERIVTTAPDVSISTNLGGFINKCGVYHHTERADHGGADRLLKWAPGPTGQHIELGISEMNLFMLLGQLGLAHDHHGHHLLPIGTVYDPFVLRGLDAFIYGLYNDARFVVIGTPAGVTLAPEGGAHQSTITASVGAELPNLTTYEPAYASEVDWLLCHALAELGHPDGTSSYLRLSTRPLDQSPFAEALERMGEKQLRRQVIGGGYVLQPAPTDGQPGVTLITTGVMAPEALAAAETLAIEGVQSSVVHLTSPERIYDDWRAGLTTATRSARIERRASLLEQLVPVEQRDWPVVSVHDAASHSLAWIGSALGTRQHTLGVDSFGQSGTIADLHDIMAINAGSITNAALYALSQLDEPVRERSAR from the coding sequence ATGAGCCATCTGGAGTCCGCCACCCGGCCTGACATCGATCTCGACGTGCTGGCCGAGGTCGAGCAGCGCGTGCTGTGGTTGGCCACCCGGATCGTCGACCACGCCAACCGGCGGGGGGACGCCGGCGTCAAGGTCGGTGGCCACCAGGCCTCGTCCGCCTCGATCACCTCGATCATGACCGCGCTGTGGTTCGGCCACATCGGCGGCCGTGACAGGGTGGCCGTCAAGCCGCACGCCTCGCCCGTCTACCACGCGATCAAGTACTTGACGGGTGAGCTGGACCGGTCCTACCTGACCACGCTGCGCCAGCGAGGAGGCTTGCAGGCCTACCCCTCGCGGACCAAGGACCCCGATGTGGCCGACTTCTCGACCGGCTCGGTGGGGCTCGGGGCCGTTGCGCCGTTGTTCTCCGCGCTGACCCGCCGGTATCTGGACAGCCACGTCGGGGCCGCCGACCCGGCACGCTTCATCGCCCTCGTCGGGGACGCCGAGCTGGACGAGGGCAACGTGTGGGAGGCCGTGGCCGACCCGGCCACCGCCGGCCTGGGCGCGTTCACGATGATCATCGACCTGAACCGCCAGTCCCTCGACCGGGTCATCCCCGACATCGCGGCGACCCGCATCAAGCAGTTCTTCGCCAACGCCGGCTGGCACGTCGCGGAGGCCAAGTACGGCCGAAGGCTGGCGAAGGCGTTCACCGAGCCGGGTGGGGATGCGCTCGAGGCGCACATCGACGAGATGCCCAACGAGGCCTACCAGGAGCTGTTCGGACTGGCTCCCGCGTCGGCGCGGGCAGCCTTCCTGGCTGGGGCCGATCCCGCCGTCTTGCGGCTGGCCGACGAGTATGACGACGAGGCACTCAAGGCACTGGTCACCGATCTGGGTGGGCATGACCTCGGGCTGCTGCTGGACACCTACCGGGCGTGCGATGCCGAGCAGGAGCGACCCTCGGTGGTGTTCGCCTACACGATCAAGGGCCACGGGCTGCCGATGGCCGGCGACCCGCTGAACCACGCTGCCCTGCTGGATCAGGCACAGGTCGAGGCGTTCCGCGACGAGCTCGGGCTGACCGCCGAGTCGGAGTGGGACCGCTTCGACCCCGACTCCGCCGCCGGCCGACTCTGCGCTCAGGTCGGTGGGGCCATCAACAACCCTCCCCCGACGCCCAGACCGCAGCTGCCCGTCCCGGCATCCGCCCGCCGGCTCACGACCAGCGGGAGCGTCTCGACACAGGACGCCTTCGGTCGGGTGCTGTCCAGCCTGGCTGACGTCGACGGCGTCGGTGAGCGGATCGTGACGACGGCGCCGGACGTCTCGATCTCGACCAACCTCGGCGGGTTCATCAACAAGTGCGGCGTCTATCACCACACCGAGCGCGCCGACCACGGCGGTGCGGACCGACTGCTCAAGTGGGCCCCCGGCCCGACCGGCCAGCACATCGAGCTCGGCATCAGCGAGATGAACCTCTTCATGCTGCTCGGCCAACTCGGGCTGGCGCACGACCATCATGGGCATCACCTGCTGCCCATCGGGACGGTCTACGACCCGTTCGTGCTGCGCGGGCTGGATGCCTTCATCTACGGCCTGTACAACGACGCCCGCTTCGTCGTCATCGGCACCCCGGCTGGGGTGACGCTGGCCCCGGAGGGCGGTGCGCACCAGTCGACGATCACCGCCTCCGTCGGTGCGGAGCTGCCCAACCTGACCACCTACGAGCCGGCCTACGCCAGCGAGGTCGACTGGCTGCTGTGCCACGCCTTGGCCGAGCTCGGTCACCCGGACGGGACCAGCAGCTACCTCCGACTGTCGACCCGGCCGCTGGACCAGTCGCCGTTCGCCGAGGCGCTCGAGCGCATGGGCGAGAAGCAGCTGCGCCGCCAGGTCATCGGCGGCGGGTACGTCCTCCAGCCCGCACCAACGGACGGGCAGCCCGGTGTCACCCTGATCACGACCGGCGTGATGGCGCCGGAGGCGCTGGCAGCCGCCGAGACCCTGGCCATCGAGGGGGTGCAGTCGAGCGTGGTGCACCTGACCAGTCCCGAGCGAATCTACGACGACTGGCGGGCCGGATTGACCACGGCGACGCGGTCAGCTCGGATCGAGCGACGGGCCAGCCTGCTCGAGCAGTTGGTCCCCGTCGAGCAGCGGGACTGGCCCGTGGTCAGCGTCCACGACGCCGCCAGCCACAGCCTGGCCTGGATCGGCTCTGCGCTGGGCACCCGACAGCACACGCTGGGCGTCGACAGCTTCGGTCAGTCGGGCACCATCGCCGACCTCCACGACATCATGGCGATCAACGCCGGAAGCATCACCAACGCTGCGCTGTACGCGCTGTCGCAACTCGACGAGCCGGTGCGGGAGCGCTCGGCGCGGTAG
- a CDS encoding aldehyde dehydrogenase, producing the protein MDTIQLHIDGQSRPAEDGGTFETVNPHSQAVWATVAHATRSDVDDAIAAARRAFDDGPWPRMSPGERQEILHAVADAVTGHLEELAQLDSRDMGKPIAAARAKDIPRVADNLRFFADYAAMATDERLPMTTGHHAYTTHDPAGVTVAISPWNFPLMLASWKIAPALAFGNTVVLKPAEQTPASAARFAEIAEEAGLPPGVLNVVLGFGPDDVGEWLTSDRRVDRITFTGESNTGRAIGQAAMRNLTPVSFELGGKGANLVFEDCDLEAAVEWSIKAIYTNAGQVCLAGSRLYVQRAVYEEFVARFVEAAEAMVVGDPSDEATQIGPLASEEHFGKVSSYLDLVPEEGGKILTGGVGAGWTVRPTVITDIDPAGRVACEEIFGPVVVIQPFDTEEEGIALANDTPYGLNAMLFTENLRRAHRVAGLLRAGSVWINCFFVRDLRAPFGGYGDSGIGREGGAYSREFFTEPKAVIIEP; encoded by the coding sequence ATGGACACCATCCAGCTCCACATCGACGGTCAGTCCCGGCCCGCCGAGGACGGCGGGACCTTCGAGACCGTCAACCCGCACTCCCAGGCCGTCTGGGCCACCGTCGCCCACGCCACCCGGTCCGACGTCGATGACGCCATCGCCGCCGCTCGCCGCGCGTTCGACGATGGACCGTGGCCGCGCATGTCCCCCGGGGAGCGGCAGGAGATCCTCCACGCCGTCGCCGATGCCGTCACGGGGCACCTCGAGGAGCTCGCCCAACTCGACTCCCGTGACATGGGCAAGCCGATCGCCGCCGCTCGCGCCAAGGACATCCCGCGCGTTGCTGACAACCTGCGCTTCTTCGCCGACTACGCCGCCATGGCCACCGATGAGCGCCTGCCGATGACGACCGGTCACCACGCCTACACCACCCATGACCCGGCCGGGGTGACAGTCGCGATCTCACCGTGGAACTTCCCGCTGATGCTGGCCTCGTGGAAGATCGCCCCCGCGCTCGCGTTCGGCAACACCGTCGTGTTGAAGCCGGCCGAGCAGACCCCCGCATCCGCCGCCCGGTTCGCCGAGATCGCCGAGGAGGCCGGCCTGCCACCAGGTGTCCTCAACGTCGTCCTCGGCTTCGGTCCCGATGACGTCGGAGAGTGGCTGACCTCCGACCGGCGTGTCGACCGCATCACGTTCACCGGCGAGTCGAACACCGGTCGCGCGATCGGTCAGGCCGCGATGCGCAACCTCACCCCGGTCAGCTTCGAGCTCGGCGGGAAGGGTGCCAACCTCGTCTTCGAGGACTGTGACCTCGAGGCGGCCGTCGAGTGGTCGATCAAGGCCATCTACACCAATGCCGGGCAGGTCTGCCTGGCCGGATCGCGGCTGTACGTCCAGCGCGCCGTGTACGAGGAGTTCGTCGCCCGCTTCGTCGAAGCGGCCGAGGCCATGGTGGTCGGCGACCCGTCCGACGAGGCGACGCAGATCGGCCCGCTGGCCAGCGAGGAGCACTTCGGCAAGGTCTCCTCCTACCTGGACCTCGTCCCCGAGGAGGGCGGGAAGATCCTGACCGGCGGTGTGGGGGCGGGGTGGACGGTCAGACCGACGGTCATCACCGACATCGACCCCGCAGGCCGAGTGGCGTGCGAGGAGATCTTCGGCCCGGTGGTCGTCATCCAGCCCTTCGACACCGAGGAGGAGGGCATCGCACTCGCCAACGACACCCCCTACGGCCTGAACGCGATGCTGTTCACCGAGAACCTCCGACGCGCGCACCGGGTCGCTGGCCTCCTGCGGGCCGGCAGCGTGTGGATCAACTGCTTCTTCGTTCGCGACCTGCGAGCCCCGTTCGGCGGGTATGGCGACTCCGGCATCGGGCGGGAGGGCGGCGCCTACAGCCGCGAGTTCTTCACCGAGCCGAAGGCCGTGATCATCGAGCCCTGA
- a CDS encoding patatin-like phospholipase family protein, with protein MSAPSSAAPLSVTITLSGGAALGAFHGGALSALLTGLRAASHEDAVRLDAVGGTSAGAFASILAAHAWLEGIEPVWLMNEAWVERLSVDLLRARAGSAPLSFDRLADRIDRILNPQEEGRDVHRVPRASSPLGLHVGLLNLHGLTFDLAVEGDGQGSTFDDWSQFVLQPGSGSHQLWEPEGSSPMEAVFASAANPGGFAPHRLDRSNHRDHYRENGITSFPDDGVFWYSDGGPLCREPVGRVIDAAERVIDGDERSGSLALVLDPRSEGPTDQAFTGADDVPSWMAGLKRTAGLLPAEAISDDLRRITKYNARIDAVRQVADALADSVDTELLGALIDIVNDTSGEPSSRSDDRLDDDADLTAVLAALTGVHGKKPVSCEVISPRLLDPDANTTQLLAGELLGDFGGFFDQRLRRNDFLLGWACATIWLERRAAIALGLDDQVLTALFDAVEEAAPDEEPDLDVAKASVTSSILPITTAAGRLIASNVAGLLRRTLATR; from the coding sequence GTGAGCGCCCCCTCGTCCGCCGCGCCGCTGTCGGTCACGATCACCCTGTCGGGCGGTGCCGCGCTCGGGGCCTTTCACGGTGGAGCCCTGAGCGCACTCCTGACCGGTCTTCGAGCCGCGTCCCACGAGGACGCCGTCCGACTTGATGCCGTGGGAGGGACCTCGGCCGGGGCCTTCGCGAGCATCCTCGCCGCACACGCCTGGCTGGAGGGCATCGAGCCCGTATGGCTGATGAACGAAGCCTGGGTGGAGCGGCTCTCCGTCGACCTGCTCCGCGCGCGAGCGGGCTCGGCTCCGTTGTCCTTCGACCGATTGGCTGACCGGATCGACCGAATCCTCAATCCGCAGGAGGAGGGGCGGGACGTTCACCGCGTCCCCCGAGCATCGTCACCGCTCGGGCTGCACGTGGGGCTGCTGAACCTCCACGGATTGACCTTCGACCTGGCCGTCGAGGGTGATGGTCAGGGCTCGACCTTCGATGACTGGTCGCAGTTCGTCCTGCAACCGGGGTCCGGCAGCCACCAGTTGTGGGAGCCGGAGGGGAGCTCTCCCATGGAGGCGGTGTTCGCCTCCGCCGCCAACCCCGGGGGCTTCGCGCCTCACCGCTTGGACCGATCCAACCACCGCGACCACTACCGCGAGAACGGCATCACCTCCTTCCCCGACGACGGCGTGTTCTGGTACAGCGACGGCGGGCCGCTATGTCGCGAACCTGTGGGCAGGGTCATCGACGCCGCTGAGCGGGTGATCGACGGTGACGAGCGGTCAGGGTCGCTCGCCCTGGTCCTGGACCCACGGTCGGAGGGTCCGACCGACCAGGCCTTCACCGGGGCAGATGACGTGCCGTCCTGGATGGCGGGCCTCAAGCGGACCGCGGGCTTGCTCCCGGCGGAGGCGATCAGCGACGACCTTCGGCGGATCACCAAGTACAACGCCCGCATCGATGCTGTGCGACAGGTTGCCGACGCTCTGGCTGACAGCGTCGACACCGAGCTGCTCGGCGCGTTGATCGACATCGTCAACGACACCTCGGGAGAGCCGTCGTCGAGGTCCGATGACCGACTCGACGACGACGCAGATCTGACGGCCGTCCTGGCCGCGTTGACCGGGGTGCACGGCAAGAAGCCCGTCAGCTGTGAGGTGATCAGCCCGCGCCTGCTGGACCCGGACGCGAACACCACGCAGCTGCTGGCCGGCGAGTTGCTGGGGGACTTCGGCGGCTTCTTCGACCAGCGGCTTCGGCGCAACGACTTCCTGTTGGGCTGGGCATGCGCAACGATCTGGCTCGAGCGGCGCGCTGCGATCGCTCTCGGGCTGGATGATCAGGTGCTCACGGCGCTGTTCGATGCCGTGGAGGAGGCAGCCCCGGACGAGGAGCCTGATCTCGACGTGGCCAAGGCGTCGGTCACCTCGAGCATCCTGCCGATCACGACGGCGGCCGGTCGGCTCATCGCCTCGAACGTCGCGGGGCTCCTCCGACGGACGTTGGCCACGCGCTGA